One Acropora muricata isolate sample 2 unplaced genomic scaffold, ASM3666990v1 scaffold_746, whole genome shotgun sequence genomic window carries:
- the LOC136907322 gene encoding uncharacterized protein isoform X1 translates to MMLWFWLTANFLISRIIHIEATNEVCRGEYSVSGMFLKGHTFKTITVDSPTRCQMLCSQDVRCQSYNFNIGKDICELNNRTKEARPQDLQDDPWKFYMKGGFSRAPLGSIEELPGKSCAEIKASEGKAMTYGIHWIYSDENLDQAIQATCQGVWQKINYDPVCFGARDDTYGSLNLTKTGFVKAMKLIHRNGSIRCNRKTKTTYWSCSNARYGNNSFMTIITNAKRQALLPSENDLKTVAGYKNHFYVLNGIRQGSSELVLGNLSKPLRLSKDQELQIWYGQDWVNSGEEDNSGKTCADIFAWYM, encoded by the exons ATGATGCTGTGGTTTTGGTTAACAGCCAATTTTCTGATCTCAAGGATTATCCATATTGAAGCAACCAACGAAGTTTGTCGAGGAGAGTACTCTGTTAGTGGCATGTTCCTCAAGGGACACACTTTTAAAACGATTACCGTTGATTCTCCAACAAGATGTCAAATGTTATGCAGCCAGGATGTCAGATGCCAAAGCtacaatttcaacattggtAAGGATATTTGCGAGCTGAACAACAGGACTAAAGAAGCCAGGCCTCAAGACCTCCAAGACGATCCATGGAAATTCTACATGAAGGGCGGATTTAGTAGAG CGCCCTTGGGTTCAATTGAAGAACTCCCTGGTAAATCGTGCGCCgaaatcaaagcaagtgaaggGAAAGCAATGACATACGGCATACACTGGATATATTCCGATGAAAATCTTGACCAGGCGATTCAGGCAACCTGTCAAG GTGTGTGGCAAAAAATAAACTATGATCCAGTTTGCTTTGGAGCCCGAGATGACACATACGGCTCGCTCAATTTGACTAAAACTGGGTTTGTAAAAGCGATGAAGCTCATTCACCGAAACGGATCCATCAGATGCAATCGCAAAACCAAGACTACCTACTGGAGCTGCAGTAATGCGAGATATGGGAACAACTCTTTTATGACAATTATCACAAATGCCAAGAGGCAAGCTCTTCTGCCATCggaaaatgatttgaaaactGTTGCAGGGTACAAAAATCACTTCTACGTTCTTAATGGTATTCGACAAGGATCCTCAGAGTTGGTTCTTGGCAATCTATCCAAGCCATTGCGTCTGTCGAAGGACCAAGAGTTGCAGATTTGGTATGGGCAGGACTGGGTCAACAGCGGAGAGGAAGATAACAGTGGTAAAACGTGCGCCGACATATTTGCCTGGTATATGTAG
- the LOC136907322 gene encoding uncharacterized protein isoform X2: MMLWFWLTANFLISRIIHIEATNEVCRGEYSVSGMFLKGHTFKTITVDSPTRCQMLCSQDVRCQSYNFNIGKDICELNNRTKEARPQDLQDDPWKFYMKGGFSRGVWQKINYDPVCFGARDDTYGSLNLTKTGFVKAMKLIHRNGSIRCNRKTKTTYWSCSNARYGNNSFMTIITNAKRQALLPSENDLKTVAGYKNHFYVLNGIRQGSSELVLGNLSKPLRLSKDQELQIWYGQDWVNSGEEDNSGKTCADIFAWYM, encoded by the exons ATGATGCTGTGGTTTTGGTTAACAGCCAATTTTCTGATCTCAAGGATTATCCATATTGAAGCAACCAACGAAGTTTGTCGAGGAGAGTACTCTGTTAGTGGCATGTTCCTCAAGGGACACACTTTTAAAACGATTACCGTTGATTCTCCAACAAGATGTCAAATGTTATGCAGCCAGGATGTCAGATGCCAAAGCtacaatttcaacattggtAAGGATATTTGCGAGCTGAACAACAGGACTAAAGAAGCCAGGCCTCAAGACCTCCAAGACGATCCATGGAAATTCTACATGAAGGGCGGATTTAGTAGAG GTGTGTGGCAAAAAATAAACTATGATCCAGTTTGCTTTGGAGCCCGAGATGACACATACGGCTCGCTCAATTTGACTAAAACTGGGTTTGTAAAAGCGATGAAGCTCATTCACCGAAACGGATCCATCAGATGCAATCGCAAAACCAAGACTACCTACTGGAGCTGCAGTAATGCGAGATATGGGAACAACTCTTTTATGACAATTATCACAAATGCCAAGAGGCAAGCTCTTCTGCCATCggaaaatgatttgaaaactGTTGCAGGGTACAAAAATCACTTCTACGTTCTTAATGGTATTCGACAAGGATCCTCAGAGTTGGTTCTTGGCAATCTATCCAAGCCATTGCGTCTGTCGAAGGACCAAGAGTTGCAGATTTGGTATGGGCAGGACTGGGTCAACAGCGGAGAGGAAGATAACAGTGGTAAAACGTGCGCCGACATATTTGCCTGGTATATGTAG